A stretch of DNA from Acidobacteriota bacterium:
GCAATAATTGCCGCAGCACGAAAGCGACGACGGTGAGTCCCAGCAGCATGAAGTTCCAGCCGCCCGACACCATGCGGAAGGTGAAGATGCTCTCCGCCGTGCGCAACACCGGGTCGACGATGGCCTTCACGTAAGCCATGACGAACGTGCCTTCCACGATCTGGGGACGGATCAGGCCGCCGGAGACCATGAAGTAGAAGATGAATGCCAAGGGCACGGTCAAGGTCGTGAAAAAGACGACGATGCGCAGTGTCTTCAGCCCGTAATAAATCGCCTTCGCGCCGCCGGTGACTTCGCGCGGCGGCGCCTTGACGGAGGTCGAGACCGGCGTGGGCGCTACCCCTCCCGGGGCAGGGGTCACTCCGCTCGCCGCCATCGAGGCCGGCCGGATAGCAGAAGCCAACCGGGGCGCCGTCTTGATGCCGCTCATGGGAGCAGGCGCCGCCGCCGCTGCGACCATTCCCTGCGAAATGGCCTGGGTGCGCACGTCTTGCGAGATCTGTCCGGCGCTGAGCGACGCTTGGATCTTCTTCAGGCGGTCGCGGACTTCGAGCGCCGTGGGACGGAAGCTTTTATCCTTCTTCAGCGTCTGCGTGATGAGCTGGTCGACCTCCGGAGGCAGGTCGGGGTTGAGCTTCAGCGCCGCCGTGGGTTCCTGGTTGAGGATGCGCGCCAGCATCGCTTGCGCCGAGGGCGCGTCGAACGGCATCTGGCCGGTCGCCATCTCATACAGCACCACGCCGAAAGAGAAGATGTCTGCCCGGGCATCGATGTCGCCGCCCAGCGCCTGCTCGGGCGCCATGTGGCTCACCGTGCCCATGATCACGCCGACTTGCGTCTGGAACACGGTCTTGTCGGCGACTTTGGTCTCCGGCTCCTTGAGCTTGGCCAGGCCGAAGTCGAGGATCTTGACCTGGCCGCGCAGAGTCACCATCACGTTCTCCGCTTTCATGTCGCGATGGATGACGTTGTGCTCGTGCGCCATCGCCAGCCCGTCCGCCACCTGGATGGCGATCTCGCACAGCAGGTTCAGGTGCATCGGCTTGCCGTCGATGATCTTCTTGAGGGTCTTGCCCTCGATGTACTCCATCACGATGAAGCGTGTCTCATCCTGGATGCCGAAGTGATGGATGGTGATGATGGCGGGATGCGCCAGCCGCGATGCGGCCTTGGCCTCGCGCATGAAGCGCGCGCTTGCTTCCGGGTCCGCCGAAGTGAGCAGGGTCTTGATGGCGACGGAACGGTCGAGTTCCGTGTCGGTGGCCTTGTAGACCACGCCCATGCCACCTTCACCCAGTTTTTCGTCGATACGATAGTTACCGAAGTTGCCGCCGATCATTGCCGTATGCCTCGTTCAGAACGCTCTGGGGTTAGCGGGAGTGGTTGCAGTTTAGCGTATTTCGGGTCGCGAAGAGACGTTGTCGCGCAAAATTGTCGCAGAATATCGTTTCCTAAGAAAAATGCCCCGCCCGAAGGCGGAGCTTGGAGTTGGACTGCCCTAGAACCGGTAAGCGAACCCGGCGACCAGGGAGTGCGATTTATAGGCACCCTTGATCTGGCCGGCAAAGGCCGGGGTGGCGGTGGAGAACCAGTCATAGGCCAGGAACGGGTGGAAGCGCCCGAAGTTCAGGCTGAGTTCCGCGCCCACGCTGCCGGTGACGCCCCAGTCAGGAGGCGGCGGCAGAAGCGCCGCGAAACCGGTGATCCGCTGCGGTCCGAAGGTGCCATGCATGTCGAGCCGGTAGCGGTTCTGCTCCCACACCATGCGGCCATTGACCGAGATGCGTTCGTACTCGCTGGGGGTAAAGAATCCGCCCGAGCCAATCGCCTGGGCCATGGGCACGGCGCCGGAATCATATTTGAACGCCTCCCAGCGGACGCCACTATCGATGGTGAGGTGCTCGCCGCGATACCACGTGGGCGTGATGAACACCGCGCCTCCGTTGCCGGAAGTGGAGAAGTCATTCCTTGCCAGCGGCGGAACCAGTTGCGGTGATTCCAAAGAGTAGTCGTTGTGCCAGTACTCTCCACCGAAGGCGACCCGGTTGCGCCAGTTGTAGGTGACGTTCGCTTCATAGCGGTTACGCATCACGTTGTTATGCACGGCCAAGGGTGTGTAGTCAGCGATGTGGCGTCCGGCCGCGAACTCGAGGCGCCATCCGTCCTTGGTGATGACGGGGTGGACGTCGTAGACGAACTGGTGCGTGCGTTCGCCGGTCGGACCGCT
This window harbors:
- a CDS encoding protein kinase, which codes for MIGGNFGNYRIDEKLGEGGMGVVYKATDTELDRSVAIKTLLTSADPEASARFMREAKAASRLAHPAIITIHHFGIQDETRFIVMEYIEGKTLKKIIDGKPMHLNLLCEIAIQVADGLAMAHEHNVIHRDMKAENVMVTLRGQVKILDFGLAKLKEPETKVADKTVFQTQVGVIMGTVSHMAPEQALGGDIDARADIFSFGVVLYEMATGQMPFDAPSAQAMLARILNQEPTAALKLNPDLPPEVDQLITQTLKKDKSFRPTALEVRDRLKKIQASLSAGQISQDVRTQAISQGMVAAAAAPAPMSGIKTAPRLASAIRPASMAASGVTPAPGGVAPTPVSTSVKAPPREVTGGAKAIYYGLKTLRIVVFFTTLTVPLAFIFYFMVSGGLIRPQIVEGTFVMAYVKAIVDPVLRTAESIFTFRMVSGGWNFMLLGLTVVAFVLRQLLLLPFDKAEHWAKTKVVRSKAAAPMAVSITTTERASSHRLAMLREYSEAKKFLFQEKRKLAFLSIDVVGSTKMKIGEDKLAIEHAFAEYKKFVERILKTNNIWKVAWTPDGIMCAFFTTEDAVKAGQEVIAGLGWFNDGVHQLKMGFNVRCGVNAGEVVFPEDKPMEDISDEAIDVAGHMQKYAAHGALWISRTIMMELGDQTGWRAITDQKVDGHDCFEWRADELGAQAARGASTPGDH